Proteins encoded in a region of the candidate division Zixibacteria bacterium HGW-Zixibacteria-1 genome:
- a CDS encoding RNA-binding protein: MNIYIGNLSFDTTEDQLKETFESYGEVSSVNIIKDKYTGEPRGFAFVEMADKSAAASAIAELNGKDMNGRALNVNEARPRTDRPSGGGGGNRGGGGGGYRGGGGGGRGRY, translated from the coding sequence ATGAATATCTACATTGGCAATCTGTCGTTTGACACGACGGAAGATCAGTTGAAAGAAACATTTGAGAGCTATGGTGAGGTCTCAAGTGTAAACATTATCAAAGACAAGTACACCGGAGAGCCCAGAGGGTTTGCTTTCGTAGAGATGGCCGACAAGAGTGCGGCTGCCAGTGCAATCGCTGAGCTGAACGGCAAAGACATGAACGGCCGGGCGCTGAATGTTAATGAAGCGCGTCCGCGCACCGATCGTCCCAGCGGCGGCGGCGGTGGAAATCGCGGCGGCGGTGGTGGTGGTTATCGTGGCGGCGGCGGCGGTGGTCGCGGTCGTTACTAA
- a CDS encoding GNAT family N-acetyltransferase → MHENRQTIYFLKTERLGFRPWTENDFDLALELWGNLEVTKLIGGPFSEKQIRDRLNQEIVCMSACGVQYWPIFTIADNAHVGCCGLRPYKPDERIYEIGVHLKPEYQGMGLAQEAVLAVMDYAFNSLSAAGLFAGHNPSNEASRRLLKKLRFRYTHDEFYPPTGLNHPSYTILAGEMSQLPGEK, encoded by the coding sequence ATGCATGAAAACCGGCAAACTATTTATTTCCTTAAGACCGAGCGTCTTGGGTTCCGACCCTGGACAGAAAATGATTTTGATCTGGCTCTTGAACTGTGGGGGAATCTCGAAGTGACCAAATTGATCGGCGGGCCGTTTTCCGAGAAGCAGATCCGCGACAGGCTGAATCAGGAAATTGTCTGCATGTCTGCTTGTGGTGTCCAGTACTGGCCGATTTTCACGATTGCCGATAATGCGCATGTCGGATGCTGCGGTTTGAGGCCATACAAGCCGGATGAAAGGATTTATGAAATCGGCGTTCATTTGAAACCGGAATATCAGGGGATGGGACTGGCACAGGAAGCGGTCCTGGCGGTCATGGATTATGCTTTCAATTCTCTTAGCGCGGCCGGTTTGTTCGCCGGGCATAATCCTTCGAATGAAGCTTCACGGCGGCTCTTGAAAAAACTCAGGTTTCGATATACGCATGATGAATTCTATCCGCCGACCGGTCTGAATCACCCGTCATACACGATTCTGGCAGGGGAAATGTCCCAACTTCCCGGCGAAAAATAG
- a CDS encoding enoyl-CoA hydratase/isomerase family protein — protein MSCINIVSKDATSVITMSRGKVNAINPDFVAELSGHLAELADNPEVKTVVLTGNGKFFSFGFDIPEMYDYSKEEFTRFLVSFCNLYRDLFLFPKPVIAAINGHAVAGGCILALACDYRMMIDDSAKMALNEVTFGASIFAGTVAMLKHCVGNRAAEKVLLTGHMFSPKEALELGLADELVKADNLMESTTLKAEEYGRRYSPAFTSLKRLLRQPVVDEWSDREEESIREFVEIWYSPETRAQTKKIVIRS, from the coding sequence ATGAGCTGTATAAATATTGTCTCAAAAGACGCGACGTCGGTAATTACCATGTCGCGGGGTAAAGTCAATGCCATTAATCCGGATTTTGTCGCGGAGCTGTCCGGGCATCTGGCGGAACTGGCCGACAACCCGGAAGTCAAAACAGTCGTACTGACCGGCAACGGCAAATTTTTCTCATTCGGGTTCGATATTCCCGAAATGTATGATTATTCCAAAGAGGAATTCACGCGCTTTCTGGTATCATTCTGCAATTTGTATCGCGATCTGTTTCTATTTCCCAAACCGGTGATTGCCGCCATTAATGGCCATGCGGTCGCGGGCGGCTGCATTCTGGCGCTGGCTTGCGATTACCGGATGATGATCGATGATTCAGCCAAGATGGCTTTGAATGAAGTCACGTTCGGGGCGTCCATATTCGCCGGGACAGTGGCGATGCTCAAACATTGTGTCGGGAACCGCGCCGCCGAGAAAGTGCTTCTCACCGGGCATATGTTCAGCCCGAAAGAGGCTTTGGAACTGGGCCTCGCCGATGAACTGGTCAAGGCGGATAACCTGATGGAAAGCACTACTTTGAAAGCCGAGGAATACGGACGGCGTTACAGTCCGGCTTTTACCAGTTTGAAACGATTGCTTCGTCAACCGGTGGTCGATGAGTGGAGTGATCGCGAGGAGGAATCCATCCGGGAGTTTGTCGAAATCTGGTACTCTCCCGAGACGCGGGCGCAAACGAAAAAAATAGTGATCCGGTCATGA